In Leishmania major strain Friedlin complete genome, chromosome 26, a genomic segment contains:
- a CDS encoding putative 40S ribosomal protein S16, protein MPADKSYALKQVQTFGKKKTAIAVATVTKAAQCNIKVNGVPLQQILPDTLRAKIMEAITVVGSKYYSRLRIDVAVHGGGQVSQAYAARQAIAKGLIAFFQKYHNEVEKAALKDKFLAYDKFLLIADPRRCEPKKWGRHSARTRFTKSYR, encoded by the coding sequence ATGCCCGCTGACAAGAGCTACGCGCTGAAGCAGGTGCAGACCTTCGGCAAGAAGAAGACGGCAATCGCCGTGGCCACGGTCACCAAGGCTGCCCAGTGCAACATCAAGGTGAacggtgtgccgctgcagcagatcCTGCCCGATACGCTGCGCGCGAAGATCATGGAGGCCATCACCGTGGTGGGATCCAAGTACTACTCGCGGCTGCGCATCGATGTGGCGGTGCACGGTGGCGGCCAGGTGTCGCAGGCGTACGCCGCGCGCCAGGCGATCGCGAAGGGCCTCATTGCGTTCTTTCAGAAGTACCACAacgaggtggagaaggccgCGCTGAAGGACAAGTTCCTGGCGTACGACAAGTTCCTGCTCATCGCCGatccccgccgctgcgagcCGAAGAAGTGGGGTCGCCACTCTGCCCGCACACGCTTCACCAAGTCCTACCGGTAA
- a CDS encoding chaperone protein-like protein: MHRHVFRRSTALLQMANPGMGGMPGMPPGMGVPGANSSVGSSPRLPNRPGKTVSYQNAIKMEAERRRKLEEDTRSRYYVVKEDTREKRGRGRVIGIDLGTTNSCICYIDAATRRPKIIPSPTGSWVYPTAITFDKNHQIRMFGEEARACARTSASATLCSGKRLIGRGFGELGRVQSNLSKTNILTVNEKGEVAVEIMGRTYTVVHIIAMFLRYLKSEAEKFLDEEVQQAVVSVPAYFTPQQKVATEDAALCAGFDVLEIIDEPSAACLAYTVLEKLKREERDAKQRAAVSPLASATATDASAAQTSSSGGNSEAVAGVSSSSTPEADAYGNKRYVRSLVFDLGGGTLDCAIMEHDCYRQMLHLVATHGDPMLGGNDWDTVLSQHFAKQFESKWRVPIEEEEGNVGQGVAAFRNLILEAEKAKIHFTHSTETYYGYNRAFHFSDKLRDIVPLEATLTHEEYVTFTRPLRVRCLQCIEKLFEHAGYTAADIDNILLVGAMTRDPPIRHLLEEYFGKKVVQEDTCPADYAVALGAGIRGGMLQGSFPELTASTRFVSGTVQSLREGGGIVRRLWRNLKLMTSTVNPNAIGTRWRGRAKGLSDDEIANYAKELVEFEATCARRLLLERAESEANFVMRRVTADSNRKQGMQEKRIMQLSEQLKFWQYMVHNFHDHEEELLRVVKELQEALDELDGLATDNVAGLTKAGTIDFSKTLARTLRGVSGTAAEREDDNETGDDCTEHAAANTAEKLSCTRETETQAGDAAPNTAAGPKILRRRAPLPAAASAAQELVEAGHPALMHADIDVAESARNSFLQAQVEERAWHEPPAPPGEQGSWTEVKAAVDAGEVVGEPVPLRDLLRPMTMIEMKAALQTHYPVDDPPSAEHIAKRDLAVDLQTMTITEGAVDMVQLQADLDAAEQKAVEQAKEEERMVQERQKEMSARLFR; encoded by the coding sequence TACTATGTCGTCAAGGAGGACACCCGGGAGAAGCGGGGGCGCGGGCGCGTGATCGGCATCGACCTCGGCACCACAAACAGCTGCATTTGCTACATTGACGCCGCGACAAGACGGCCGAAGATCATCCCGTCGCCAACGGGGTCGTGGGTGTACCCGACGGCCATCACCTTCGACAAGAATCACCAGATTCGCATGTTCGGCGAGGAGGCACGCGCATGTGCTCGCACGAGCGCCAGTGCGACACTCTGCAGTGGCAAGCGGCTCATCGGCCGCGGCTTTGGCGAGCTTGGTCGCGTGCAATCGAACTTGTCCAAGACAAACATTTTAACGGTGAACGAGAAGGGCGAGGTGGCGGTTGAGATCATGGGGCGCACGTACACAGTTGTGCACATCATTGCCATGTTCCTGCGCTATCTGAAGAGCGAAGCCGAGAAGTTCTTGGACGAGGAAGTGCAGCAGGCCGTGGTGAGCGTGCCAGCGTACTTCACACCGCAACAGAAGGTGGCCACCGAAGACGCGGCGCTCTGTGCGGGATTTGACGTACTGGAGATCATTGACGAGCCGTCAGCCGCGTGCCTGGCGTACACGGTGTTGGAAAAGCTTAAGCGTGAGGAGAGGGACGCGAAGCAACGTGCGGCGGTCAGCCCGCTTGCATCTGCCACCGCTACCGATGCCTCCGCAGCGCAAACTAGCAGTAGCGGCGGCAACtccgaggcggtggcgggcgtGTCCTCGTCCTCTACTCCTGAAGCGGATGCATACGGCAACAAGCGCTACGTGCGTTCTCTTGTCTTTGACCTGGGTGGCGGCACACTCGACTGTGCCATCATGGAGCACGACTGCTACCGGCAAATGCTCCACCTCGTCGCCACGCACGGGGACCCCATGCTGGGGGGCAATGACTGGGACACAGTTCTCTCCCAGCACTTCGCCAAGCAGTTCGAGAGCAAGTGGCGCGTGCCGAttgaagaagaggagggaaaCGTCGGCCAAGGCGTCGCGGCCTTCCGAAACTTGATcctggaggcggagaaggcgaagatACACTTCACCCACTCCACCGAGACCTACTACGGCTACAACCGCGCCTTCCACTTTTCCGACAAGCTGCGCGACATTGtgccgctggaggcgacgCTCACGCACGAGGAATACGTCACCTTcacccgcccgctgcgcGTCCGCTGCCTGCAGTGCATCGAGAAGCTGTTCGAGCACGCCGGCTACACCGCTGCGGACATCGACAATATCTTGCTTGTCGGCGCCATGACCCGTGACCCGCCCATCCGCCACCTGCTCGAGGAGTACTTCGGGAAAAAGGTGGTGCAGGAGGACACGTGCCCGGCTGACTACGCCGTCGCGCTCGGCGCCGGCATCCGCGGTGGGATGCTGCAGGGCAGCTTTCCGGAGCTCACAGCCAGCACCCGCTTCGTCAGTGGCACGGTGCAGtcgctgcgcgagggcggcggcatcgtCCGCCGACTGTGGCGCAATCTCAAGCTCATGACGAGCACTGTGAACCCTAACGCGATTGGCACGCGATGGCGCGGTCGTGCCAAGGGGCTCTCTGACGACGAGATCGCGAACTACGCGAAGGAGCTGGTGGAGTTCGAGgccacgtgcgcacgtcgaCTGCTGCTCGAGCGGGCCGAGAGCGAGGCGAACTTCGTCATGCGCCGAGTCACAGCCGACTCAAATCGCAAGCAGGGCATGCAAGAAAAGCGGATTATGCAGCTCAGCGAGCAACTGAAGTTCTGGCAGTACATGGTGCACAACTTCCACGaccacgaggaggagctgctgcgtgttgtgaaggagctgcaggaggcgctggacgaGCTGGATGGACTCGCGACGGACAACGTGGCGGGTCTGACGAAGGCAGGCACCATTGACTTCTCCAAGACACTTGCGcggacgctgcgcggcgtgtCGGGTACCGctgcggagagggaggatgACAACGAGACCGGCGACGACTGCACGGAACACGCTGCGGCAAACACAGCGGAGAAGCTATCGTGTacgagagagacagagacacaaGCGGGTGACGCGGCGCCGAATACAGCGGCAGGCCCCAAGattctgcgccgccgtgcccccctgccagcagccgccagcgccgcccaggAGCTTGTCGAAGCGGGGCATCCAGCGCTGATGCATGCGGATATCGATGTGGCCGAGTCTGCCCGCAATTCGTTCCTGCAGGCGCAGGTCGAGGAGCGGGCGTGGCATGagccgcctgcgccaccagGTGAGCAGGGCTCGTGGACGGAGGTGAaggccgccgtcgacgcggGCGAAGTTGTGGGCGAGCCAGTGCCGTTGAGAGACCTGCTCCGGCCCATGACGATGATCGAGATGAAGGCGGCTCTGCAGACGCACTACCCTGTCGACGATCCGCCGTCCGCCGAGCACATTGCTAAGAGAGACCTGGCGGTTGATCTGCAGACGATGACCATCACGGAGGGGGCTGTGGACATGGTACAGCTGCAGGCCGACTTGGACGCCgcggagcagaaggcggtggagcaggcgaaggaggaggagaggatgGTGCAGGAGCGACAGAAGGAGATGTCGGCTCGCCTGTTTCGttga